GTTTTTCACACTTCCCCTGTTTTGtggagaaatgattttgaaggTGGAAATACATGCCGAAGTGAGTCCTGTTTTTTCTAAAATGTTTGCCACCCGAATATAGACGATGAATAAAATAATATCCCCGATTGTATATCTGCCTGGAACTGAATTTAATAACTTCACCTCTTCCTATCCTTATTATATCTGCATTAATATTCGgcttttttacaaaaataccacATTTTTTTGTAATTCTATATCCATCTACTCATATCAGCTAAATACAAACCAAGCATATACTCATATACATATCCCATATTGTATAAATTGCTCAAACAAACTATCTACAATATATTTCCCCTCATATACATGCTCTTTTATCATCTCCCTCATACTATATCCACCAAAAACTAATTCGGTCGGCAAATGGCCCATTAAGGTTGTAGCTGTGATGagcgtttttttttaataagagcTACAAAGAATATTCACCTAGTAAATCGATCCCCCTCTCTCCTCATTTCTAGGCAATGTATCCCTGATTAAACGTTGTCTTCATGATCAAATAGAAAATGTCTTGAAATTGTTATTGACGCTATGGTAGATTACAATTGTTATGTAGAACAGTCACTGTTCACTTATTTAAATTGAGACTATGTTAACAGCTCCTTTGGATGGAGTGATTTCGTgaggaaacaaaaaagatagGATTGTGGTTTCTAGCCAAATCACTTATTTAGATTGAGTATGTTGgtgaaaaatgaagagaaaagtacaaaaataaaatcttataatTGACTCCACCCCTTTCTCACCCAATCTCATAAAAAACAGTGAAATTGGGTAAGAAAGGGCTTCCCTTTTTTATTCACCATTCAAAGAGACTGTAAGTTCCGACGTCACGTGCCTTTAAGCATGGAGATTATGTTGCTTTCATGCGAGGACCACGCTTGGAAGAAGCAAATGTGGAGTAGGACTCTTCATTTAAAAAGGGGAGAAAGTTGGTTTACAATTTTTTGAGGGATCgaatataaattttttggaaCACATGTGTTGTCATGTACGGGCAGGGCCGGCTCAAGGGTTTTTAGTGTCCAAGgcctaattaaaaaaagatatCCTTAAAGaattaatacttaacaatttttacagcaactatcacaatacgagaaaagccaaaccaatataaagttctacAAATCATTACATATGAACACAAACCCAAGTAGTAAAAATATTTCATTCCATTGGGTTAACTTATTACCTTCAattgggcatttttttctaTTGGACTTAAAAAAAGCCCTATTTAAAcccaaatagtaaaaatattagagtgcccataaaaaaatttagaatttttagAATGCCCAAGGCTCATGCCTCTTGGGCCTTTGGGGGTGGACCGGCCCTGCATCCAGGACTCCTATAAATCCTAAAGTTTGGCAAAGTAGGTATCACAGCATGAGGAAGAAAATACCAGTGATTTTCCTTTATGGTTGCATCTTTGAGTCTTGCGGTGGCTAAATATTTAAAACATTGGAACCTTTATGGTTTACTCAGTTTCTCTTTTCAGATTTTGAAATTATACAAAGTGCGCACAAGCCGCAAGCTAGTCCAACCATTATTCAAAACATTGGGACCTCTATGGTTTGATCAATTTCTGAAATTATCCGTAGTGCGCGCAAGTTGACCATCCGACTATAAACATTACTGTTAATGTCCAGGACTCCTAATTGGAACCCACGTGTTGTATGATTGAGGCACTAGAATAATATATATCGTGCATATGAGAATATGCCCTGCCTTTTATATACGTCATGGTACACCACCAGAAGCAAAGCGggaaatcaatctctctctctctctctctatttgctGAATTTGCCTCCTTTGTGGAGCTTCTTACGCTACCAAAGCACCCAACCCAATTGCCTGATCAGGAATCAATTCTTGGGCAAGATCCTATTTAAAATGCCACCTTCTTTCTCTCACATTCACAAGACCAAATTGGGTTTTCCAATGAACAACTTCAATTGCAAAACCCAGAATTCAGAAGCTCCTATTGCTGCTGTGATTCTTGATTTGGATGGTACCCTTTTGAACACAGGTCTGTAATTCCTACttgtcttatatatatatatatttgaaatggGTAGTTCCTATTTGTATGAATGCATGCATCTCCATGTTGTATACAAATGTAATAGGGCTTCAAAGACCTCCAAAAGGCTATTCCTAGATTTCTATACACTGTTCCGTTAACTcaaataagtacatattttttaaattaaaggtggtgtattgtgagagaataacatGGTTAGTAAAACcgggaaataagtatttaaaaaataaaaatctcaacGGAATGAAGCTTAATTTATTTCTTAGATTCTAAAAAACTAAGCTATTCCCAATCATCTTCTCCTTCCTCGTAAGTTAATTAGCCACCTCCAACATGTTCTTTTTTCCcctaataatattaaaaaataaaatggttaACTGATCAAGAAACTTAACTACTACTAATTAAATTTGTCTTGATAGATAATTTCCATCTATAATGTATAAAAAACTACACGCGAAAAGTATCTTGGCCTGTTACAGTCCAATTATTGTTTCCTGTGCATGCAACAGGGCTTGTATGTGCAATACATGTATGTATTTTATTTACTGgaatgtattttattttctggaaGCATTTTGtgatttgtgtgtgtgcgtgcacGCGCAGAGCAAGCTACAAAGGGGATTTTGGGGGAGTTTTTGGCAAGATATGGGAAGGTTTTGGACAGGGAGAAGGAGGATAAGAGATTGGGAATGATGCACAATGAGTCAGCCATTTCTATTGTAAAGGACTATGACCTTCCAATCACACCTGATTGTTATACCCAAGAAATTATGCCCCTGTACCAGGAAaagtaatctctctctctctctctctgtcttgtAGTTTTGAATCGTTTATAGTAATTGGTTGGTTATGGAAAATTTACTCTCACTGGAGATTTTCGTTAGTTTGATTCCGGtttagggtgtgtttggaacttatggaaCGAACGAGACAAGATATTAAGAACAAGTTTACGGAAAAGTGAGACAAGATATTAAGAACATATTTACGGAAAAGTTGGTTACTTTATTTTGCTTTGTCTTTGCAAAGAAACTCGTGCAGAGAAAGAGAGTgaggaactctctctctccatggtaTAGTCTTGTAATTTTCTAACCATTTAATAATAGTAcgaaatgattttggaaatatgACTTTTACCGGTGATTTTGTTAGTTTGAGGTGGGTTTAGGGCgcgtttggaacttgtggaaagaaagagaacaaaTCTGTTTAAAAAGTTGGGTACTTTACTCTGTCTTTGCAAAGAATCTCACAAAGTGGGAGAGAGAAATCTTAAGGGATGAGAAccacacactttttttttttgataatagaACCACACACTAGGTGTGGAGATTCGAACCCTGGCCTTACGAGGTTCAAGTTTTTCGTAACTGGTTAGCCCCGTTGGTTTATGCATTCGCCAGGTTGAGACTTTAAATTTACtttaaattttgtcttttaagAGTTTTAGAAGTTTCAAACTACAAGCTAGGTAGTTAGATGTGTCCAAAGATGAGTAGTATGTCGATCTCCAGAAAGCATTTTTGCTCACTTTGGTGCTATTTCTGATTAAGATTCTACAGAAAGATACAGGATAAACTTACCACTTATTCCCTAGTTAGTTACTTGTTCTCTAATTATTTCTTGTCACATGTAAATACAAAACTTTTATgcaaatcaaatccaaagtggTTGTGTCATGTACCTCTTGATAGATAAAATCCACAAATTTTAACATGCTTCAATGTTCTTTAAGTTTTTTAGGTTAGTATGCTAATTAAACTAATGCATACTCCCCTAATTTTAGTTGGTTTTAACCATGGGATTATTGTTAGAGTAGCATTGCAAATGTTTCTTACTACGCAACTGCTTTCCTGTAGATGGGTGCATGCAAAAGCACTCCCTGGAGCTAACCGTCTTATTCAACATCTCCATAATCGTGGAGTTCCTTTCGCACTTGCTTCGAACTCGAAGCGGAAAAACATAGATGCAAAAATCTCTCACCAACAAGGTCCTTTTCTTGTTGCTTTgaagttattttcttctttagaCTTTTTATTGGTATTACACTATGGTATTGTTAGCATAGTCATGCTTCGACAAGGTTTGCTTTGTAGATTCAGAATTTTGTTAGGTGCCCATAAACGTGGCAATGGTGCGAGTGTTGGTGTTACAGGCCCTCGCCTATTACTAATAGAAGTACATTTGTGTTGTTGAATGgttgagcattttttttatggTCCTTGTGAAAACTAATTTCCGTGCATCATCACAAAATTTTCTAATCTAGTGCTTGCCCAGATTGATGCCGTAGTGGGTTGAGAATGCATCAAATTAGCATgttcaaaattttcttgttttgttaaCCTCATCTGCAAGTATCTTTGAATTGCTTCTTCCATTATCAACTTTTGTTTAAGCAAAAAACTACATGGTGAATGTTGGAATGCTTCCCAAATTCTGGGTTTTATGTTTATTTCGTGGAACTCTTTGACAGAAAAATGAATCAAAACTGTGGATCTTACCACTCATCCCTCTCTCCTCCATGGtagtaattttttggtttgataGCTGTGCTGTAATTTAGCTGTGTTGTATGTCTTGCATTTGTTGCATTTGGTCATCAAAATTTTTATGTTCAGCTTTTCCATTTACTTTAGTTTTGTCCAACTTATTTCATTAGGTTGGAGAGAGCACTTTGCAGTAATTCTTGGAAGTGATCAGGTCAATGCAGGGAAACCCTCTCCAGACCTGTAAGTGAAGAAATTttaagcaatttttattttattttcaagtaGTAGAATTTGGAGGTCCAAATCCATCTGTTATAGTGGAGATATCCACTCATTGATTGTAATGAACTCAACAGCATTTTTTCCTCAAGAATCTAAGAGTATTTATGCCTGACAAAAATGCATTCTAGTTCTACGTAAAATGCTTCAGTTTTTACTAAAACGGTAAATCCTTAAAACACAGGCGCATGCACTTGGTAGGCCTTATGTGCTTCAGGCTTTGGCCTCAACACTTTCCCCTCTTTCTCTCCTAGCAAAAATATCACTATTTATCTTTCGGAGGATGATTACTTAGTATCAACATATTCTTCTCAAAATGTAACTGGCCATCAGATTTCTGGAAGCTGCAAAGCAAATGGGAGTAGATCCAATTCACTGCCTTGTGATAGAAGATTCCTTGTAAGTCAACCTTAAACTTATACTTTCCAGAAATCACTGTAAACCATTTGTATTATCAGAATTTATTGTCGACTTATTATGCAGCAATATGTGTACTTTGTGTATGTCCCAATAAGGCTAACCAGAATGCCATTGTGTTTCTTTTCCCAAGTAATAAATTGCATCCCCTTCACGATCACGGTACTATGTGATTTTAGTTGAAAAGTAGTCGGTTTTGGTGCTCAGAAGATCCTTCTAACATGTTAGTATGATGCAAGGAAATGACCAGCGTCCATGAGTTGTGATTAGTGCCATttactttcccttttctttcctAGGCTAATCAAAAGTAATGCCACAACAAGTCCTTATCTGTTATAGTTTTGAGTTACTTGGATGTAACTAGTTATTGTGTTGCATGTGAGCATGTGAGTGAGGTGTGACACGAAGAACTCGTGGTAGGATTATCTTAGCTGCTTAGTGTCTTGCATCCGCATCAATATCCATACTACATGGAATAGTACAGGTGGAACCATCATTTTTCAGGAGTCTTAATTCTTGTAACTTGCATGCATTGTAGCTTCCATGGCAGCcattgcaaaatacatttctaaAATCTTATGGCACAAAAATTTTTCCTCGATCAAACCCTACAGAATGATGCCAGTTTGCTAGCAGTTCTATTTAGGTCAGTTTTGGGGCGAGGTAATTTATCGAACTATTTGTTGCCATAGAGAAGATCCACATTTATAGAGTAGTTTATTGAGTTCTGTTTGGCAGTATGACTGAAATTTCTGATgttcaaaaaagagaaaaaccaatTCATTTTGGAGCATCTACATGGTATCCACCTTTTATTTGGAGACATTTAACTGCTTTACCTAGTAACTCATATTATCCTTTACATAGGGTTGGGGTTAAAGCAGCAAAGGCTGCTGGAATGAAGGTAGTGGCTGTTCCGTCACTTCAAAATGCAGCTGACCAATATTCCAATGCAGATTCTGTACTTCACTCACTTCTAGAACTTCAGCCCGAGTTATGGGGTCTCCCACCATTTGATGACTGTATAGATCTTTCAAATTTGTCTAACTTCTTGATCTTGACTCTGGATTGCCTCGTCTGATGCTATTTAATTTGCTGATTGCAGGGGTGGATAAGGCATTGCTAATAGACGAGCCCTTCTATTTGAAGGGTTGGAAtagcaaaggactcctttgtcTATCTGAAGGTTTAAAGAATaagttttccttttcaaaagtTTCATTATGTACAAAAAACGCATCATAGTTGAGGTTGTAAGCATGTGCTTCACATGGTTTTATATCTCATGAAAAGATACATACCATCGAATCGTAACCTGATGCTTGCAATGGCAGTGTGCTGTGTGCATTTAGACATAAATATTATTGATCTCGCAAAAAAGGTTCATCGAATTTCGTGTACATTTTTTTGGTAGTTCTTGATCATACGTGAAAATAAATGCTACAAGTTACTCAGAAAGTATATTGAAAATCCAGATAGTGAAGAATCTGCTCTTCCGGATCAACTTTTTGGGCTGTTCTTCGGTTGGGCGAAATTTGATGCGCACGAGGTCTTCAAAGTTGTGGCCAGAATTGGATGGGACTATGGTTGCTGCACGTGTAAGAGAAAATTTGTAAGTAATTATCCCTGAACAGTTCCCCTTGAAAGCGATCAGTTTTGTAAAGCAGTATTTGGATTTTCTGAAAGTCCAACTCTTTTAAGTTGGACTTCATCCTGCTTGATAGACTTTGATGGATTAAAGGCATGGAGATCCAATAAAGCATGGTTTCGCCCATAGTTGTCAAGGGCGAGAGGTGCACTGAAGCGCAATGTCCTGTTGGGGCCTAGGCAATAGGCACAAGGCGCGCACACCTTTTTGAAGCGAGGCACACTTATGTGGAAAAAATTATAGGAAAAATAGCATACACAATACTTCAAATAATAAACGCTAAGCTGATGAGTTTTAGAAAGCATAGCGTCCAAAAGATACATAGAAACATCCACCAAATGTCAAATGGGCATTGATTCTCtcagagagaagaaagagatcGACTGAGAGATGGGAGATGATAGAGATTGAGAGGTCGACAGGAGACTGGAGATGTCAACTGATGAGATCGACTGATGAGAGATGAAAGAGTGAAGGTAATAACTTAACCTAGCTTGATCCTACGGCTgtgattaaaagtgaaagagaCGCGTCTTTTTCTCTCCTAGGCGCGCGTTGGCTGCACTTCATTGAAGGCGCCTCGCCTTGGCTGAGCCAAGTCGCAACCCCTGCGCCTCATTGCAcctttgacaactatggttTCACTTACTTTTAGAAGCTAGTAGAAGGAAATTGGAAAGATGAAAATCTTTTCTATTTGGGTTAAAGGaaaactttcattttccttctAAACACATATAAGAGGGGCATTGAGGGGAAGTTCTAATGTGAGGTTAGTAGAACAGATTGCACATGTAACAATAATCTCAAATGATATCCCTTAACTTTCTCTCTACTTTAAGAACATAGGAAGCTGACAAGATTTTTTTCTCccctgtttctttctttcttctctttttgtgaGACCAAATGTAGCATAATTCATTTCCGAAGGACAAGAAAGTTTGTGCCATTAGGATGACATGTCGGGGTTTACTACACGATGAAGGACATTTCTGTTTCTACTCTTTCGTTTCTAGTCCTGAAAGCCTCACGCACAAGATGCTGTTATCTCGTCCCAACCTATGCCCTCTTCTTGTTATGGAGTCATGGACATGCTAGACTGAATgttctctcttgtttttttggttttgtttttgttgtttgaataTACTCATGGTATTCTCATTGTCTTTTGCAGCTCATACATCTACTTGACATAAGCAATGAGCACATAAGTGAGCAAGAGGTGCAAATCTTGCTTGTTGGCTATATTCAAGGACTGAGTAAAGAGGTACTTAATGTCTATAAAAAAGTTGAATTGTTACAGTCTCATGTAAAAGGTTTTAGTTGGCCTCAACTTGCAACTACTCTTGATCACGCTTTATCGTATGACAATAAGGATTTTCCTCAACATTTGCTTATTGAATTTCTCGTGGCTATGGAAGTGAAGTAATGGCTTATATTTAGTCCTATTCTAAGCGGCAGATGTATTCTGTGTATAGGAAAAGAAAGCTATTGACACCGAAATACCTGAACAAGACAAGTCTGTCGCTCGTGTATCATTGGATTTACCTGAGTTTACACATCATACATCTATGCTGCTCTTCCCTGAAGCTTGCCTTGCAGATGACTACGCTGCCTCTGATGAGAAGGAATACACATTCAGTGATTAGATTTGTTATGACTTTACTGTTTCCACAGCGATTGGATTAGACTATCTGATATGATTGATTTATTGCTGGGAACAATTAATACCATCTGCTGTATCTTGTTCTTCTGTAATGAAGTTATGCTATTTCCCTTAAGTGTAAGTAGGAGGAGTTCTACTTGGAAGACTTTTGGATTAAGGTGACAATAATTGCGAAGAAAAGATGATGTTGGATCTGTTGGTTACATTTGATTCATTGTGGAGTTCACTAGCTGATGTTATTTCTAGTGGTTAGGGTAATATCAAGTGCCAAGTGTGAGTGACGGCGTAACCCTAAGGGTTGGCCTTGTGGTCATGAAGGGTAGGGTTTGCTTCCTCTCTAGCAAGTATTATGAACTCTTGTAGGGCCAGCCCATACGAGGCTTTGCCTCAGCTTTAATTGGGATCCATCTAGTGGACTGAGGGATGGGTCTCTCACTGACTAGTCGTGGTGCGTGCAAGCTGCCACAAATATTCTGAGTTAGTGAAACGATTTTCTGAGTGACAATGTAGTATCACTGTTATACGTAGTTTGAACTAGTTCAATAGATAAGAAGTTGTTCCATTTATCTCCCTTCATCACTAGATGTGCTCAAGCCTCAAACCATtgggcatatatatatatatatttatttagaaAGAAGTTAGATATCCTACATATAAGGAGTAAATTCAGTATAAGTGTGATACCATAATGGAAGGAAATAAAGGATCCCGCGTCCCTGCAGTGAGGGAAACTCACTGTCAATTGCAGCccctcaaaacgacgtcgttttgatcGTTTTGAGGGCATTTGGGGGCAATTTGAGAATCACAGCTAAACAACACGTGAGCCCTCCCAGCCCcaccctctcctctctctctctctctctctctcacccagcctattctctctctcctcttcgttTTCTTCTCCAAGGACTAATGGAAAATACACTAATGGAGTACTACAAATACACTAATGGAGTACTACATAATGAAAAATCGTTTCCCTTATCTCTGATTTAGTTTTTTCATCATGCAAAAGGATTTTACCAGGGAAATTTATTCTGAATCAGTAACTCACATGAAAAAATGAGTCTAAGAACTTCATTTGAGAAGGGAAGCATTCGATTCTTGTAAGTGTGAAAGGAGAGAGAACCCGTTTTATGTCCATGAAGTCTTGTGTTCCTTATTGAATCCATACAAATCTATTACTCAGAAGTCAGATCttctttctttactttttttttttttatcttcttctttcattACTTAGATCTGTAATTTGTCTTCAAATCAACTGTTTAATTTGATTACGCAGATTGTTCTGGTTCTTCTTTGGTAATATTTGTTGCTCATGTACCTCTTTGGAGCAGACGGAAAAAATTTCATGGTGTTGAAGTGtgaggtggaggaagaaaagttgGAGAAGAACACAGAAAATGACAAAGGggtgttggagagagagagaatggagtggGGCTGGGTCAGAGCCTGAGGGGCTCACATGTGATTCTCAAAACGccctcaaaacgacgtcgttttgagggGCTGCAATTGGCAGCCAGGGAAACTCACTGCAGGGACGCGGGATCCGGAGATGGTGGTACTGATACCTCGATCCTACACCTTGTGCTTATGGCTTTTGTGAAAGAGAAAACAGAATGAAAGGAAATTCTAATTTCATGCCTTTAGTTCTTTAGTTCTGGAATGGAGATGCTGTCAAGCACTTTCTGTAAAGCGGGTGTAAagcggccgattgatcttttcagaAATGCTGGATTGATGTAACAGCACAAACTTCCAATAAGTTAGACATGTGAttctaggcctgtcaatgggccggatccgatccggatccgacagatccggatccgataagatacaatccgatccggatccgataagactcaaatccgatagtgagaatccggatccgaatctgaaaaatccggatccgatccgaaaatccgaatccgatccgggaactttttttacttcaaaattttagccaaaaaaaatatttttttcaaaaaaatacaatttttttttttcaaaaaaaaattattttcagaaaaaaaaattaaaaaaataaaaataaaaaataaaaataaaaatacaacttcttaaacattttttttttcaaaataaaaattttactatttttttaaaaaaaattaaaattta
The sequence above is drawn from the Rhododendron vialii isolate Sample 1 chromosome 6a, ASM3025357v1 genome and encodes:
- the LOC131330053 gene encoding bifunctional riboflavin kinase/FMN phosphatase-like; protein product: MPPSFSHIHKTKLGFPMNNFNCKTQNSEAPIAAVILDLDGTLLNTEQATKGILGEFLARYGKVLDREKEDKRLGMMHNESAISIVKDYDLPITPDCYTQEIMPLYQEKWVHAKALPGANRLIQHLHNRGVPFALASNSKRKNIDAKISHQQGWREHFAVILGSDQVNAGKPSPDLFLEAAKQMGVDPIHCLVIEDSLVGVKAAKAAGMKVVAVPSLQNAADQYSNADSVLHSLLELQPELWGLPPFDDWVDKALLIDEPFYLKGWNSKGLLCLSEDSEESALPDQLFGLFFGWAKFDAHEVFKVVARIGWDYGCCTCKRKFLIHLLDISNEHISEQEVQILLVGYIQGLSKEEKKAIDTEIPEQDKSVARVSLDLPEFTHHTSMLLFPEACLADDYAASDEKEYTFSD